The following is a genomic window from Streptomyces lincolnensis.
GGAGGCCAGGTCGGTGGTCGACGCCATGGCCCGATTACGGCAGACCGCCGACCGCCACGTCGGCACGGCGCGTGGGCGCCTGCGTCTGGGCAGCCTCGGCGCGGAGGCCGCCATGCCCCATGCCCAGACCGTCCTCGCCCACCTCCGCGACCGGCACCCCGACCTGGAGATCGAGGTCCGCAACCTCACCTTCGTCGACATGTTCAGCACCCTGCTCACCGGGGAGGTCGACGCCGCGTTCCTGCGCGGCCCCCTGCCGGGCGGGATCCAGTCCCTGCACCTGCACACCGAGACACGGGTGGTGTGCCTGCCCGCCGACGACCCGCTCGCCGGCCGGGACACCGTCACCCTCGCCCACCTCGCCGACCGCGCGGTCGTCGACATGCCCCCGGAAGTGCCCCGTGCGTGGTGGGACCACCTCACCGTCAACCCGCGCCCCGACGGCACACCGGTCCGCTTCGGTCCGGTCGTGAGGGACACCGAGGCCATGGTCCTCGCCGTCACCCAGAAACAGGCGATCACCTTCCTGCCCTCCGCGGCCCGTCACCTCTACCCGCGCGCCGGCATCACCTACGTCGACTGCTCCGAACTGGGGGTGTCCACGGCCGAACTCGCCTGGCTCCCCGACAACCGCGACAGCCCGGCCGTGACCGCTCTGCGCGAGGCGGCCCACCGGACCCTTCGGCAGGCATAGAGCACGGACCCCGACCTCTGGAGTTGCGTTGCGCGCAACCTGGTGCGCATGGTGCTACCGGTCTACGATGCCTGGCGTATCTGTGGCGCGAGCGAGACGAGGCACCATGGCTTCCCAGCAGTACGACTTCGTCATCGTCGGCGGTGGTTCGGCCGGCAGTGCACTGGCGAACAGACTCTCCGCGGATCCCGACAACCGGGTGCTGGTCCTGGAGGCGGGCCGGTCCGACTATCCCTGGGACGTGTTCATCCACATGCCCGCGGCGCTGACGTATCCGATCGGCAGCCGGTTCTACGACTGGAAGTACGAGTCCGAGCCCGAGCCCCACATGGGCGGCCGGCGTGTCTACCACGCCCGCGGCAAGGTGCTCGGCGGCTCCAGCAGCATCAACGGCATGATCTTCCAGCGCGGCAACCCCATGGACTACGAGCGCTGGGCGGCCGACGCGGGCATGGAGAGCTGGGACTACGCGCACTGTCTGCCCTACTTCCGGCGCATGGAGAACTGCCTGGCGGCCGATCCGGACGACGAGTTCCGCGGCCACGACGGCCCCCTCGTCCTGGAGCGCGGCCCGGCCACCAACCCGCTCTTCGGTGCCTTCCTCAAGGCCGCCGAGGAGGCGGGCTACGCGCCGACGGACGACGTCAACGGCTACCGTCAGGAGGGCTTCGCCCAGTTCGACCGCAACGTCCACCGCGGCCGCCGCCTGTCGGCGTCGAAGGCCTACCTCAAGCCCGCCATGAAGCGGCCGAACCTCACCGTCACCACGCGCGCCCTCGTCACCCGCGTCCTGTTCGAGGGCAAGCGCGCCGTCGGCGTCGAGTACCGGCGCGGCCGGGGACCGGCCCAGAGGGTACGGGCCGGGGAGGTCATCCTGTGCGGCGGCGCGATCAACTCCCCGCAACTGCTCCAGCTCTCCGGCGTCGGCAACGCCGAGGAGCTGACCACCCTCGGCGTCGACGTCGTGCACGACCTGCCGGGCGTCGGCGAGAACATGCAGGACCACCTGGAGGTCTACGTCCAGTACGCCTGCAGGCAACCCGTGTCCATGCAGCCGTACATGGCGAAGTGGCGGGCCCCCTTCATCGGCCTCCAGTGGCTCTTCCGCACCGGCCCGGCCGCCACCAACCACTTCGAGGCCGGCGGCTTCGCGCGCAGCAACGAGGACGTCGACTACCCCAACCTGATGTTCCACTTCCTGCCCGTCGCGGTCCGCTACGACGGCTCCTCACCCTCCGGCGGCCACGGCTACCAGGTGCACGTCGGCCCCATGTACTCCGACGCCCTCGGCTCGGTGAAGATCAGGAGCAGGGATCCGCGGGTGCACCCGGCGCTCCGCTTCAACTACCTCTCCACCGAACAGGACCGCCGTGAATGGGTCGAGGCGATCCGGGTGGCCCGCAGGATCCTCGAACAGCCCGCGCTCGCCCCCTACAACGACGGGGAGATCTCACCCGGGCCGACGGTGGCGACGGACGAGGAGATCCTCGCCTGGGTCGCCAAGGAGGGCGAGACCGCCCTGCACCCGTCCTGCACCTGCAAGATGGGCACCGACGACCTGTCCGTCGTCGACCCCGCCAGCATGCGCGTGCACGGTCTGGACGGCCTGCGCGTGGTGGACGCCTCCGTCATGCCCTACGTCACCAACGGCAACATCTACGCACCTGTCATGATGATCGCGGAGAAGGCCGCCGACCTGATTCTCGGCAAGGAACCGCTCGCGCCGTCGAAAGCCGCGTACTACCGCCACGGCGGCTGAACGCTCGTCGTATACAACAGGGGGGCGTCCGGGACGTCGTCCGTGGTCGGGGGAGTGCCCGCCTGGTCGAATCGTCATCCGCCAACCCCTTGACGTGGGTCCGGCCATTCGCCAGGGTGTTCCACCACAAGCAATCGGGTGCACGATGCGCAACGACTTCGTTCGAAAGGCTCGGCGCGTGGCAGACCTGTACGTGGATGGCGAATGGCGGGACCCGGTGGCCGGTGGGCGCCGGGAGATCCGATGTCCCGCCGACGGCACGCTCGTGGCGACCGTCTCGGAAGGGTCCCGCGCCGACACGGAGGCGGCGATCGCCGCGGCCCGCCGCGCCTTCGACGGCGGGCCCTGGCCGCACACCCCCGAACGGGAGCGCGGCGCGCTGCTGTCGCGCACCGCGGACATCCTCGAACGCGACGCCAAGGACTTCGCCCGCGCCGAGTCGCTCGACACCGGCAAGCGGCTGGTGGAGAGCGAGTACGACATCGCCGACGTCGTCTCCTGCTTCCGCCACTACGGCGGACTCGGCGGCACAGACGCCGGCCGTGTCATCGACACCGGCCGCGACGACGCCGTCAGCCGTGTCGTGTATGAACCGGTCGGCGTGTGCGGACTGATCACGCCCTGGAACTACCCTCTGCTGCAAGCCAGTTGGAAAGTCGCCCCGGCGCTCCTCGCGGGCAACACGATCGTCCTCAAACCCAGCGAACTCAGCCCCTCCAGCTCGATCCTGCTGATGAGGGCTCTTGAGGAGGCCGGACTCCCGGCCGGCGCGGCCAACCTCGTCCTGGGCACCGGACCCGAGGTTGGCGCACCCCTCTCCGAGGACTCCGCCGTCGACATGGTCTCCTTCACCGGCGGACTTCAGACCGGCAAACGCATCATGGCCACCGCCGCGTCGAGCGTGAAGAAGGTGGCCCTCGAACTCGGCGGCAAGAACCCCAACGTCGTGTTCGCCGACGCGGACTTCGAGACGGCCGTGGACTTCGCGCTCACGGCCGTCTTCCTGCATTCGGGGCAGGTCTGCTCGGCCGGCGCCCGCCTGATCGTCCAGGACTCCCTGCACGACCGACTCGTCGACGAGATCGTCCGCCGCGCCCGGCTGATCCGGCTCGGCGGCCCCTTCGACCCCGAGGCCGACACCGGAGCACTCATCTCCGCACAGCACCTGGCGAAGGTCGAGGACTACGTCGCCGCCGGCCTCGCCGAGGGCGCCGTCCTGCGCTGCGGCGGCGCACGCCCCGACGACCCCGCACTGGCCGGCGGCCACTACTACCCGCCCACCGTCCTCGACGAGTGCCGGCAGGACATGCGCGTGGTCCACGAGGAGTCCTTCGGGCCCGTGCTCACCGTGGAGCGCTTCACCGACGAGGACGACGCCATACGCATCGCCAACGACACCGAGTACGGACTCGCCGGTGCCGTCTGGACCCAGGACGCCGGCAAGGCCCAGCGGGTCGCCCGGCGGCTGCGCCACGGCACGGTGTGGATCAACGACTACCACCCCTATGTGCCGCAGGCGGAATGGGGTGGCTTCGGGCACTCCGGCGTGGGCCGGGAACTGGGACCGACCGGCCTGAACGAGTACCGCGAGCCCAAACACATCTGGCAGAACATCCAACCCCGGCCGCAGCGCTGGTTCCGCGGCTGAACGCCGAAAAGAGGTCGAACGTGACCACACAGACCGAGGTGCCGCAGCGGCGCGGCACGCCCCAGGACTCGGGCTCCACCCCGGTCATCTCCGTGCGCAGGCTGTGGAAGGTGTTCGGCCCCAAGGCCGACCAGGTGCCGGACTCCGAGGAGCTGCGCGGCTTGACCCGCCGCGAGCTCATGGACCGCGCCGGATGCACCGCGGCCGTACGCGACGTCGCCTTCGACGTCTCGCCCGGCGAGGTCTTCGTCGTCATGGGCCTGTCCGGCTCGGGCAAGTCCACCCTGGTGCGCTGTCTGACCCGGCTGATCGAACCGACCGCCGGCGAGATCGTCTTCGAGGGCGAGGACATCCGCCAGGCCGACGCCGGGCGCCTGCGCGACCTGCGGCGCCGCAAGTTCTCCATGGTCTTCCAGCACTTCGGGCTGCTGCCCCACCGCCGTGTCCTGGACAACGTCGGCTTCGGCCTGGAGATCCGCGGCACCTCCCGCGCCGAACGCACCAGGCGGGCCCAGGAGGTCGTCGACCTCGTCGGCCTCGCCGGGTACGAGAACTCCTACCCCGACCAGCTCTCCGGCGGCATGCAGCAACGCGTGGGCCTGGCACGGGCGTTGGCGGGCGACCCCGACGTCCTCTTCTTCGACGAACCGTTCTCGGCGCTCGACCCGCTGATCCGCCGGGACATGCAGAACGAGGTCATCCGCCTGCACCACGAGGTCGGCAAGACCATGGTGTTCATCACCCACGACCTGTCCGAGGCGCTCAAGCTGGGCGACCGCATCCTCATCATGCGCGACGGCAAGATGGTCCAGTGCGGCACCGGCGACGAACTGGTCGGCGCCCCGGCCGACGACTACGTCCGCGAGTTCGTCAAGGACGTGCCGCGCGGCGACGTGCTGACCCTGCGCTGGATCATGCGCCCGCCGCAGGACGGCGACCCGCTGGACGGCCCCGAACTGGGCCCGGACGTCGTGGTGAAGGAGGCCACCCGGGCCGTCCTGGCCGCCGACAAGCCGGTCAAGGTCGTCGAGAACGGCAAGCTGCTCGGCATCGTCGGCGACGAGGAGATCCTCGCGGTGGTCGCCGGGCGAGAAGGCGGCGCCTGATGACCGTCGTCATGGAGAAACCCGGGAAGACGGAGTCGGCGCGACCCGCCGCTCCGGTCAAAGAAGCGCGCAGGCCGAGCCGGTTCATGATGGTGGCCGGGATCGTCGTCCTGTGGCTGGTGCTGTTCGCCGTACTGCGCGGGAAACAGACCCTGGCCCTGGCCGCGGCGGACCTGACCGACCTGCACCGGTGGTTCAACGACGTCAACGACTCCATCGGCGCCAACCGCAACTCCAACCCGCTCTTCCTGTACTTCTTCAACGAGATCCGCCTGGTCATCGACACCCTGGTGACCTTCGTCCAGGAGCTGATCTCCCAGCCCTCGGGCGACCGCCCCCTGCCGCAGATCGGCTGGCTCGGAGTCGTCGGCATCGCCGGCTATGTCTCCTGGGCCGTGGGCAACTGGCGGGTCGCCCTGCTGGCGGTGGCCGGTTTCACCTTCCTGGGCCTTCAGGGCCTGTGGCAGGAGAGCATGGACACCCTGGCGCTGACCCTCACGGCCGTCTTCGTGGCGCTGCTGTTTGCGATCCCGATCGGGGTGTGGGCCGGGCTGTCGGACCGGTTCAACCGGATCGTCACGCCCTTCCTGGACTTCATGCAGACGATGCCGACCTTCGTCTACCTGGCACCGCTGACCCTGTTCTTCCTCATCGGCGGCGCCTCCGCCACCATTGCCACCGCGATCTACGCGGCCCCGCCGACCATCCGCATCACCGCGCACGCCATCCGCAACGTCTCCAGGACGACGGTCGAGGCGGCCGACTCCCTCGGCGCCACCCGCCGCCAGTCGCTGCTGAAGGTCCTGCTGCCGATGTCCAAGCGGACCGTGGTGATGGGCGTCAACCAGACCATCATGGCCGCCCTGGCCATGGTGACCATCGCGGCTCTGATCAACGCGCCGGGCCTCGGCGTGGTCGTCCTGCAGGCGCTGCAGTCGCTCGACGTCGGCACGGCCTTCAACGCGGGCCTCGCCATCGTGGTCATGGCGATCGTCCTGGACCGGGTGACCACCGCGGCCGCCGCCCGCGAGGAGAACGCGCGGCGCTCCAATAACCGCCTCCTGAAGTGGCGGCGGCCGCTGCTGGGCGCCGGTGCGGCCGTCACAGCGGTCCTGGTCTATCTGTCGCACACCTTCCTGTGGGCGGCCGACTTCCCCGGTGACGGCACGGTCGGCAGCCACATCGCGAGCGCGGCGGACAGCGCGACCAACTGGGCGCAGGACAGCCTCTCGGGCGTCACCAACGCCATCCGTGACGTCATCACCAACGGTCTGCTCAACCCGTTCCAGACGCTGGTCACCGACTCCCCGTGGTGGCTCGTCGGCGCGGTGCTGGTGGCGCTGAGCGTGGTGCTCGGCGGCTGGAAGTCAGGGGTCACCACGGCCGTGTGCCTGGGCCTGCTGGTCGGCACCGGTCTGTGGTCGGACGCCATGACCACCCTGGCCTCGACGCTCGTCGCAACGGTCCTGGTGATGGCGCTCGGCATCGTCTTCGGGGTGTGGATGGGGCGGAGCATGATGGTGGACCGGCTGATCCGGCCCACCCTGGACGCCGCCCAGGTCATGCCGCCCTTCGTCTACCTCGTGCCGTTCCTCGCGCTGTTCGGCCCCACCCGCTTCACGGCCATCGTCGCCGCGATCGTCTACGGGGCCCCGGTCGCCATGAAGATCATCGCGGACGGGATCCGGGCGGTGCCCGAGACCACCGTGGAGGCGGCGACCTCCGCCGGGTGCAACACCTGGCAGATCATCACCAAGGTTCAACTGCCGATGTCACGCAGTGCTCTGACGCTTGCGACCAACCAGGGCCTGATCTACGTGCTGTCGATGGTTGTTGTGGGCGGCCTGGTAGGTGCGGGCGCCCTCGGCTACGACGTCGTGGCCGGATTCTCACGGGGGGAGCTGTACGGGAAGGGGCTTGCCGCGGGTCTGGCCATCGTCCTTCTCGGAGTCATGTTCGACCGGATCACTCAGGCCGCGGCGCGCCGCGCCACCGCTTAAGGAGCACGACACCATGGCAAGACACTGGCGAGCCGGCGCGGCCGGCCTGGCCGTCCTCGGCCTCACCCTCACCGCGTGCGGCGGGGCGAAGGTCGGAGACAGCTCCTCCGCGGGCTCGGAAAGCTCGGGCAAGTGCGGCACCTTCAATCTGGCCATCAACCCGTGGGTGGGCTACGAGGCGGACGCGGCGGTCGTCGCGTACGTCGCCCAGCACAACCTCGGCTGTACGGTCAACAAGAAGAACCTCAAGGAAGAGATCGCCTGGCAGGGCTTCGGCTCCGGCGAGGTCGACACGGTCCTGGAGAACTGGGGCCACCCCGACCTGGTGAAGAAGTACATCGACCAGCAGAAGACCGCCGTGGACGCCGGCCCGACCGGCAACGAAGGCCTCATCGGCTGGTACGTGCCGCCGTGGCTGGCCAAGGCGCACCCCGACATCCTCGACCACAAGAACCTCAACAAGTACGCGTCGAAGTTCAAGACGTCCGAGTCGGGCGGCAAGGGCCAGCTCCTCGACGGCGACCCGTCGTACGTCACCCACGACGAGGCGCTGGTGAAGAACCTGAAGCTGGACTTCAAGGTGGTGTACGCGGGCAGTGAGACGGCGCTGATCCAGGCCTTCCGCACCGCCGAGAAGAACAAGCAGTGGCTGATCGGCTACTTCTACGAGCCGCAGTGGTTCCTGTCCGAGGTCCCGCTGAAGAAGGTCAGCCTGCCCCCGTACAAGGACGGCTGTGACGCCGACGCGGCGAAGGTCGCCTGCGACTATCCCGTGTACAAGCTCAACAAGATCGTCAGCGCGAAGTTCGCCAAGTCCGGCAGCCCCGCCTACAACCTGGTGAAGAACTTCAACTGGACGAACGACGACCAGAACGAGGTCGCCAAGTACATCGCGCAGGACAAGATGACGGACGAGGCGGCGGCCAAGAAGTGGGTCGAGGCCAACAAGGACAAGGTCGACGCCTGGCTCAAGTAGCGCCGGCGTCCGCCGCTGATGTGGTTGTTCTCCGGCCAAGGCTCCGTGGGTGTGTTGCGTGAACTGCCGGAGAACAACCTATTTCGCCCGCGATTCCTCCCGAATTCCACCATGAAATCCTCACCTGGAGCATGGCCGCCGGTAAAATGGTTCAAGCTGCGGCAAAAATGATTTCCGAGGCCCGCGGTGAAGGCATCTCCCCGGTAAGATCTCGTCCGGAATGACACACGGTTACGACCAAACCCAAATTCATTCGGAAACGGGGAGACGTGGGGATTCGCAAATATACGCGGAGCGCTCTGATTGCCGGGATGCTGCTTGGGGCATCCATCTTCACACCGGCCACTCAGGCTGACGCTGCAGCTGGGCAGTACCACTTGAACCTCGGTCAGAAGCTGACCGTCGGGAAGTGCATCGTGTCCACCAAGGGGCAGCGCGGGGCTGTCGCAAAGCTTTGCATGGGCAAGTATGCCAACGCGCTCATCTACTACAAAGGTGTTCTAAAGGCTGAGTTCGGACCGAATCACGTGACGGCGGCTCAGCCCAAGGCCTATATCACGCTCGCGTCCGACCACAACGTCAAGATTTATAAGTACTCCGGTGGACCGCTGCTGTTCAACAGCAAGACCGCCGGGAAATTCCCGGCGACCCAGCTGTGGATCGACTCCTGCGCGGCTCTTCCTTACTGGAACGTCGCCCTGGTCAAGCCTGGAAGCTTCAACTGGCCCTGGAAGGGCGAACACTGCGTCGGCTAGTTGTACCCGGCCAGTCGGGTAGGGACCGCCGCATTGCTGCGGCGGTCCCTCCTCAGAACCGGCCGTGCGGGCTTTCCCCGCAGCTCGGCTCAAGCAAGCCCGAGAGGCTCACAGGCGTGCAGTGCAGGACGAGTGGATGAGACGGAGTTGCACCCCGTCCGACGTTTCGATCCCGCGATAGGTGATTTTCCTGGTGGTGATCGCCTGTCGGGTGCCTCGCAGCTATTGTTCCCACTCGGTGGGGCTGGACGGCGGAGCGTCGGCGTGCAGCAGCGGTCCCCGGCAGATCAGACACTGCCCGTTCTGCGCCTGGAGCAGGCGCAGGGTGGCACGGTTGATCGGCGGTGGTGGGCTGGTGCGGCGCCGTTCGGCCCAGTAGGTCGCCAGGGCAGGGTCGTCCGGGGATGCCGAGCCGTGGACCATCTGGTGTCGGACGATCTTCGTCCAGGCGTGATATGACTTCGTGTCTGTCAGGCCGCGTTGCCGCTCGTGCTCTGCGGGTCAAGTTTGATCAGATCCTCCCGCACTTCGATGAGCGCCGCCGTCGGTTGTACCTGGCCAGTGAGGCGACGGCCCTCGGCCGCGGCGGAATCGTCCGGGTCGCCGCTGCCTCAGGCACCAGCACTGCAACCATCGCGCGAGGCATGGCCGAGTTGGCCGGTTGCCCCTCGCCGACCCTGGGGGTCCGGGTTCCAGGTGCGGGCCGCAAGCGGCTGACAGACACCGACCCTGGTCTGTGGCCCGCGCTGGAGTCGCTGATCGAGCCGCACACCCGAGGCGACCTCGTCTCCCCGTTGCGGTGGACCACGTTGTCGTTACGGGCCCTGGCCTCAACCCTCACCACACAGGGCCACCCGGTCAGCGCTTCAACCGTCGGATACCTGCTGCACACCCTGGGCTACAGCCTGCAGGGAACCGCGAAGACAACAGAGGGCGCCCGGCTCCTGATCACCGCCGACTCCGGCGGCTCCAACGACCCCCGCCGCTGGACCTGGAAAAGCAACCTTGCCGCCTTCGCACGAGAGAGCGGCCTGGGGATCACAGTCTGTCACCTACCGCCGGGGACTTCGAAGTGGAACAAGACAGAGCACCGGATGTTCTGTCACATCACCGCGAACTGGCGGGGCGGCCGCTGACCAGCTACCAGGTCGTCCTCGAGACCATCGCCGCCACAACCACCAGGATCGGCCTGACCATCGGGGCCGAACTGGACACAGGCAGCTACGACCTCGGCGTCAGCGTCACACCCGCCGAGTTCCACGCCCTTCCGATCACACCCAGCACCTTCCACGGTGACTGGAACTACACGCTGTCTCCCGTTCCACCGCGAGCGCCAGACGCGCCGGCAACGACACACCGGACCGACCCGGCCCTGACCGGCATGTCACGAACCGCCTTCAAGCATCTGGTGGCGGTCTCGGAGCCTTTCTGGGACGCCTTGGCCGAGGCGGCATTCCAGCGACGCTTCCACCGCCCGCGCAGCTACCGCCACCCACAGACGAGCAGCGTGGACCACACCCACCGGCTCCTGGCAGCCATCCTGCGCCGCCGCAGAGCGGTGACCATGACGTTCCTGGCGCAACTACTGGGCGTCAACCGCACCAGCTTGTCCATCCAGTACCAGGACGCAAAACGAATCCTGGACCTGCACTGGATCCTCGTCACACCAATACCCGGATCGCCCGCCCGCACATGGGAACAACTACACGCCCGAACAACCCCCGCGGAAGCCCGTCGCTGACAGTTATCGAAATACGGGCCCTGGGCGGAAGTGAGTCCGCGCACCGGCACGCCCCGAACGGTTTTGGGCCCACTGGTCATCCGCTTTCGCATCCCGGGCGGAGACACGGATCGTGTCCGTGGTCCGAGCCGAGAGGGCGGAGTCCCTCACGACCTGGCCATGTGAATGCGGCCAGAGGCGACGGAGAGGCCCTGAATCATCTCTCTGGTGGAGCAGAGGCCCCGCACGCTGGCGCCGCACTCGGCGTCCCAGATCGCGCTGCCACGCTAACTCGTTCGCCGCCCAGTGCCGCAAGCCGACCATCACACGATCGAGCTAAACGTCCCTGCGTGCTGAGCTCTTGACACCCCTCCCCGAGGCGGGCACATTGAGTTGCGCAACCTGAAGCACGTTGCGCAGAAAGCAACTAAACGGTTTTGAATTTCGGAGGTGCGGCGATGGCGGGACCCCGAGTGGTGATCATCGGAGCGGGCGTCGTGGGAGCGGCCCTCGCTGACGAGATCTCCGCGCGAGGCTGGACCGAGGTGACCGTGGTCGACCAGGGCCCGCTGCCCGCCACCGGGGGATCGTCCTCGCACGCCCCGGGCCTGGTCTTCCAGACGAACTCCTCCAAGACCATGACCGAACTGGCCCGCTAC
Proteins encoded in this region:
- a CDS encoding LysR family transcriptional regulator, which translates into the protein MSPGRGTGGTREPSLHQLRLYLVLAQELHFGRAAARVYVTQPTFSQQIRSLEQRLGVTLVERGGRGVRLTAAGQALAEEARSVVDAMARLRQTADRHVGTARGRLRLGSLGAEAAMPHAQTVLAHLRDRHPDLEIEVRNLTFVDMFSTLLTGEVDAAFLRGPLPGGIQSLHLHTETRVVCLPADDPLAGRDTVTLAHLADRAVVDMPPEVPRAWWDHLTVNPRPDGTPVRFGPVVRDTEAMVLAVTQKQAITFLPSAARHLYPRAGITYVDCSELGVSTAELAWLPDNRDSPAVTALREAAHRTLRQA
- the betA gene encoding choline dehydrogenase, with protein sequence MASQQYDFVIVGGGSAGSALANRLSADPDNRVLVLEAGRSDYPWDVFIHMPAALTYPIGSRFYDWKYESEPEPHMGGRRVYHARGKVLGGSSSINGMIFQRGNPMDYERWAADAGMESWDYAHCLPYFRRMENCLAADPDDEFRGHDGPLVLERGPATNPLFGAFLKAAEEAGYAPTDDVNGYRQEGFAQFDRNVHRGRRLSASKAYLKPAMKRPNLTVTTRALVTRVLFEGKRAVGVEYRRGRGPAQRVRAGEVILCGGAINSPQLLQLSGVGNAEELTTLGVDVVHDLPGVGENMQDHLEVYVQYACRQPVSMQPYMAKWRAPFIGLQWLFRTGPAATNHFEAGGFARSNEDVDYPNLMFHFLPVAVRYDGSSPSGGHGYQVHVGPMYSDALGSVKIRSRDPRVHPALRFNYLSTEQDRREWVEAIRVARRILEQPALAPYNDGEISPGPTVATDEEILAWVAKEGETALHPSCTCKMGTDDLSVVDPASMRVHGLDGLRVVDASVMPYVTNGNIYAPVMMIAEKAADLILGKEPLAPSKAAYYRHGG
- a CDS encoding aldehyde dehydrogenase family protein, which translates into the protein MADLYVDGEWRDPVAGGRREIRCPADGTLVATVSEGSRADTEAAIAAARRAFDGGPWPHTPERERGALLSRTADILERDAKDFARAESLDTGKRLVESEYDIADVVSCFRHYGGLGGTDAGRVIDTGRDDAVSRVVYEPVGVCGLITPWNYPLLQASWKVAPALLAGNTIVLKPSELSPSSSILLMRALEEAGLPAGAANLVLGTGPEVGAPLSEDSAVDMVSFTGGLQTGKRIMATAASSVKKVALELGGKNPNVVFADADFETAVDFALTAVFLHSGQVCSAGARLIVQDSLHDRLVDEIVRRARLIRLGGPFDPEADTGALISAQHLAKVEDYVAAGLAEGAVLRCGGARPDDPALAGGHYYPPTVLDECRQDMRVVHEESFGPVLTVERFTDEDDAIRIANDTEYGLAGAVWTQDAGKAQRVARRLRHGTVWINDYHPYVPQAEWGGFGHSGVGRELGPTGLNEYREPKHIWQNIQPRPQRWFRG
- a CDS encoding quaternary amine ABC transporter ATP-binding protein: MTTQTEVPQRRGTPQDSGSTPVISVRRLWKVFGPKADQVPDSEELRGLTRRELMDRAGCTAAVRDVAFDVSPGEVFVVMGLSGSGKSTLVRCLTRLIEPTAGEIVFEGEDIRQADAGRLRDLRRRKFSMVFQHFGLLPHRRVLDNVGFGLEIRGTSRAERTRRAQEVVDLVGLAGYENSYPDQLSGGMQQRVGLARALAGDPDVLFFDEPFSALDPLIRRDMQNEVIRLHHEVGKTMVFITHDLSEALKLGDRILIMRDGKMVQCGTGDELVGAPADDYVREFVKDVPRGDVLTLRWIMRPPQDGDPLDGPELGPDVVVKEATRAVLAADKPVKVVENGKLLGIVGDEEILAVVAGREGGA
- a CDS encoding ABC transporter permease, with the translated sequence MTVVMEKPGKTESARPAAPVKEARRPSRFMMVAGIVVLWLVLFAVLRGKQTLALAAADLTDLHRWFNDVNDSIGANRNSNPLFLYFFNEIRLVIDTLVTFVQELISQPSGDRPLPQIGWLGVVGIAGYVSWAVGNWRVALLAVAGFTFLGLQGLWQESMDTLALTLTAVFVALLFAIPIGVWAGLSDRFNRIVTPFLDFMQTMPTFVYLAPLTLFFLIGGASATIATAIYAAPPTIRITAHAIRNVSRTTVEAADSLGATRRQSLLKVLLPMSKRTVVMGVNQTIMAALAMVTIAALINAPGLGVVVLQALQSLDVGTAFNAGLAIVVMAIVLDRVTTAAAAREENARRSNNRLLKWRRPLLGAGAAVTAVLVYLSHTFLWAADFPGDGTVGSHIASAADSATNWAQDSLSGVTNAIRDVITNGLLNPFQTLVTDSPWWLVGAVLVALSVVLGGWKSGVTTAVCLGLLVGTGLWSDAMTTLASTLVATVLVMALGIVFGVWMGRSMMVDRLIRPTLDAAQVMPPFVYLVPFLALFGPTRFTAIVAAIVYGAPVAMKIIADGIRAVPETTVEAATSAGCNTWQIITKVQLPMSRSALTLATNQGLIYVLSMVVVGGLVGAGALGYDVVAGFSRGELYGKGLAAGLAIVLLGVMFDRITQAAARRATA
- a CDS encoding ABC transporter substrate-binding protein, with protein sequence MARHWRAGAAGLAVLGLTLTACGGAKVGDSSSAGSESSGKCGTFNLAINPWVGYEADAAVVAYVAQHNLGCTVNKKNLKEEIAWQGFGSGEVDTVLENWGHPDLVKKYIDQQKTAVDAGPTGNEGLIGWYVPPWLAKAHPDILDHKNLNKYASKFKTSESGGKGQLLDGDPSYVTHDEALVKNLKLDFKVVYAGSETALIQAFRTAEKNKQWLIGYFYEPQWFLSEVPLKKVSLPPYKDGCDADAAKVACDYPVYKLNKIVSAKFAKSGSPAYNLVKNFNWTNDDQNEVAKYIAQDKMTDEAAAKKWVEANKDKVDAWLK